In one Desulfobacterales bacterium genomic region, the following are encoded:
- the cbiE gene encoding precorrin-6y C5,15-methyltransferase (decarboxylating) subunit CbiE — protein sequence MKRINIIGMGMGPEDLTARHRRIIAKADILVGGRRLLAHFKDLPTQKKPIRKNIDSIIAFIKRKCKNQKIVVLASGDPLFYGIGHRLTDALGARNIRIFPNINSVAAAFARIKESWNDARVISLHGRPNEGELFRALESENKIAVFTDPIKNPAWLAKRLIEKEFLNFKMCVLEALGSDAERFRWYPLDKAAGMVFIDPNMVVLKRRPLKPGARRPVCLGAPEARYDHHGGLITKSEIRVIALSKLRLATDHTLWDLGAGSGAISIEASLFIKKGKIIAVEKNPVRVKHIQDNKKQFNVQNLEIVQSVLPRGLSTLPRPDRIFIGGGGQDIKAIVSAAAKYIKSGGRMVINTVLIPNLQDVLTVLDQLKFETDVIQVQINRSQQMPWAQRFEAQNPVWIISGIRPARNSKRKK from the coding sequence ATGAAGCGCATCAACATTATCGGTATGGGTATGGGCCCTGAAGATTTAACCGCCCGGCATCGCCGCATTATTGCAAAGGCCGATATTTTAGTAGGCGGTCGACGACTGTTGGCGCACTTTAAGGATCTGCCCACCCAAAAAAAACCGATCCGCAAAAACATCGACAGTATCATCGCGTTTATCAAGAGAAAATGCAAAAACCAAAAAATAGTGGTTCTGGCATCCGGTGATCCGCTGTTTTATGGTATCGGCCACCGGTTGACAGATGCCCTGGGCGCCCGAAACATTCGTATATTTCCCAATATCAATTCTGTGGCAGCGGCTTTTGCACGCATCAAAGAATCATGGAACGATGCGCGGGTCATCAGCCTGCACGGCCGGCCAAACGAAGGCGAGCTATTTCGGGCCCTGGAAAGCGAAAATAAAATTGCGGTTTTCACCGATCCCATTAAAAATCCGGCCTGGCTGGCAAAGCGCCTGATTGAAAAGGAGTTTTTAAATTTTAAGATGTGCGTGCTCGAAGCTCTGGGCAGCGATGCTGAACGCTTTCGCTGGTACCCTCTGGATAAAGCGGCCGGGATGGTATTTATTGATCCCAATATGGTCGTGCTCAAGCGCCGCCCTCTGAAACCCGGCGCCCGTCGGCCAGTTTGCCTTGGCGCACCGGAAGCCCGCTACGACCATCACGGGGGGCTGATCACCAAATCGGAAATAAGAGTCATTGCGCTTTCAAAATTAAGGCTGGCAACAGACCACACCCTCTGGGATCTGGGGGCCGGCAGTGGCGCGATCTCGATCGAGGCCTCCCTGTTCATTAAGAAGGGAAAAATTATTGCTGTCGAAAAAAATCCTGTTCGGGTTAAACACATTCAAGATAATAAAAAACAATTCAACGTGCAAAACCTTGAAATTGTGCAATCGGTTTTGCCCAGAGGTCTGTCGACTTTACCACGGCCCGACCGCATTTTTATCGGCGGGGGCGGCCAGGATATCAAGGCCATTGTATCGGCTGCGGCCAAATACATTAAATCCGGCGGGCGCATGGTCATCAATACGGTTTTGATCCCCAACCTGCAGGATGTGCTAACGGTACTGGACCAGCTCAAATTTGAAACCGATGTCATTCAGGTACAAATTAACCGCAGTCAACAGATGCCATGGGCCCAGCGGTTTGAAGCCCAGAATCCGGTCTGGATCATCTCCGGAATTCGCCCAGCCAGAAACAGCAAACGAAAGAAATAG